From Piscinibacter gummiphilus:
ACCTTTGAAAGCTGATCATGCTTTACCCCGAACTTTTCAAGCAGCTCGAAGCCGTGCGCTGGAACATGGACACGGACATCCCTTGGGATCAGTTCGATGGCAGCCAGCTCAGCGAAGAGCAAGCCCAGACCATCAAGATGAACGCGATCACCGAGTGGTCGGCGTTGCCCGCGACCGAGATGTTCCTGCGCGACAACCGCGATGACAGCGACTTCTCGGCCTTCATGAGCGTGTGGTTCTTCGAAGAGCAGAAGCATTCGCTGGTGCTGATGGAGTACCTGCGCCGCTTCCGCCCCGACCTCGTGCCCACCGAGCAGGAGCTGCATGAAGTGCGCTTCGAGTTCGACCCGGCCCCGGCGCTCGAGACGCTGATGCTGCACTTCTGCGGCGAGATCCGCCTGAACCACTGGTACCGCCGAGCCGCCGAGTGGCACACCGAGCCGGTCATCAAGGCCATCTACGAAACGCTCGCCCGCGACGAAGCCCGCCACGGTGGTGCGTATCTGCGCTACATGAAGCGCGCGCTGCAGAAGTTCGGCGACGAGGCGCGTGCCGCCTTCGCCAAGGTGGGCGTGCTGATGGCCAGCGCCCGCCGCACCGCGCAGGCGCTGCACCCGACCAACCTGCACGTGAACGAGAAGCTCTTCCCGCGCGACACCATCCAGAGCCGTCTGCCCAACCCGCAGTGGCTGGAGCAGTGGCTCGACAAGCAGATCCAGTTCGACGCCGTGTGGGAGACCAAGGTCGTCGAGCGCATCCTGCACAACATGAGCTTGCTGATGGAGCGCAGCTTTGCGAGCGTCCAGGAACTGAACCGCTTCCGCAAGGAAGTGACGGCCGCGGTGGCCGCAGCCGCGAAGGGCAAGTCGCAGGGCGGTCCGCTGCCGGCCTGATCAACCGCCAGCGCTCGGAACGAACAAGGCCCGCATCCGCGGGCCTTGTCGTTTTCAGCCTCTGGCTCAGCCCTTGGCCTTTTCCTGGTCGGCCTTGCGGTCGGCCGTCACCTTCTGCGCCGACGGGCGCTCGCCAATGAACTTGGTGTACGCGCGGGTGTCGATGCCGGCGGCGGCCAGGAGGTCTTCGCCGTACACCGCCCTGGTGGCCATGCTCACGAGCGGCAGGCTCGGGTAGGCGGCGCAGTCGGCGAGCGTGAAGGTGTCGCCGGCCACGTAGGGCGAGAACTTCGCCAGGCGCTTGAAGCCGGCGATGTTCTTCTCGAGCTGCTTGCGGATGCGTGCCTGGTTGGCTTCGCTCAGCTCGCCACCGAAGAAGGCCTTGTAGTGCAGCTCGCGTGCCACGAGCTCAAGGTGCAGGTCGATGAAGGTGCACAGCTCGCGCACCTTGGCGGCCTGCCACGGGTCGGCCGGCACCAGTGCGGGCGTCGGGTAAGCGGCTTCAAGGTAGTCGGCGATGACCTGGCTTTCGCACATCGCGCCTTGCGGCGTGCGCAGGAAGGGTACCTTGCCGAGCGGGCTGTCCTTCAGCACCTCGTCGTCGGTGCGGCCGGTCTTCACCATCTCTTCGGCGAAGGGGATGCCTTTTTCGAGCAGCACCATCTTCACCTTGTTGTAGTAGTTCGAGATGGTCGAGCCGCAGAGCGTGATCATGGGAGTCTCCTGTCCTGATGTGACGACGGGCCAGTCTAGGTGGGGGCTGCGCACGGCGGCTGCCTCGCAGGTGACAATCCCGCGCCATGAGTGCCACCTTCTTCGACAAGCTGTGCCCCCGCGGCGAACTGCCCTCGCGCCTGGCGCAACTGCCGCGGCCGATGGTCTTCACCAACGGCGTGTTCGACATCCTGCACCGCGGCCACGTGACCTACCTCGCGCAGGCGCGTGCGCTCGGTGCCTGCCTGGTGCTCGGGCTCAACAGCGACGCCTCGGCACGCCTGCTCGGCAAGGGCCCCGACCGCCCGCTCAACGCCGAGACCGACCGGGCCTGCGTGCTGGCCGCTCTCGAAAGCGTGAGCCTGGTGACGCTCTTCGACGAGAAGACGCCGGTCGAGCTCTTGAAGATCGTCAAGCCCGACCTCTACGTGAAGGGCGGCGACTACGACATCGAGACACTCGACGAAACCCAGCTCGTGCGCAGCTGGGGTGGCGATGCGCGGGCGATCTCCTTCGTCGACGGCTACTCGACCACCTCGCTGGTCAAGCGCATCCGGGGCTAGCTCACTTCCGGTTCACGAGCACCATGCCGACGGCGACGCCGGCCAGTGCGAGAAGCAGGCGCAGCGTCAGCGGTTCGCTGAGCATCACCACGCCCATCAAGAGCCCGAACACCGGCGTGAGCAGCGTGAAGGCCGCGAGTCGCGTGGCCGGGTAGTGGCGGATGAGCCAGAACCACAGCAGGTAGCTGGCGAACACGACGATCACCGTCTGGTAGGCGAGCGAGGCAACGGCCATGATCGACAGCGAACGTGGCATCGGCTCGCCCAGCCACCAGGTGCCGATCGCGAGCAGCACGCCCGACACACCGAGCTGATAGGCGAGCGTTTTCTCCGCTGATGCGGACGCCAGCTTCGTTGCGCGGATCGACAGCGTCGTGGCAGCCCACAGCGCCGCGGCCAGCACGCCCAGCGCATCACCGATCCACTGCTTCGGGCCGATCGCCGGTTGCGTGAAGCCTTCGGCGAAGGCGCTCGCCACGCCCGTGAACGCGAGCACCAGCCCCGCCGTCTGCACCCAGTCCAGCCGTTCCGACTTCGCGATGAAGGGCATGCCCAAAGCGACGATGAAGGGGGCGAAGTAGATGAACACGATCATGCGCGACGCGGTCGTGTACTGCAGCCCGATGAAGATGCAGGCGAACTCGGCGGCGAAGAGCGCCCCCGCGAGCAGGCCGCCGGGCAACGTGCCGTCGCGCTGGAAGAGCGGGATGCGCCGCCACCACGCCCACAGCATCACCAGCCCCACGCCGCCCAGCGAGCGGACGGTGGCCTGCACCAGCGGCGCCACTTCGCCGAGCGCTGCCTTGGCGGCGACCTGGTTCAGGCCCCAGAGAAAGCTGCAGCCGATGAGCGACACGACGGCCAGCGTGTCGAGGTGGGTCTTGCGGTCGGTCATGGTGAGAGGCGGGGTGGCGCGTTGAGCCGGCGCAGGGCGTGCGCGGCCAGTGCGAGGGTGGTGCCGGCAAGCACGCCGGTCACGTGGGCGATGGGGGCGATGGCGATGTCCCAGCCGTCTTGCTGCTGCACGGCGCCACGCCAGGGGGTCTCGCTCAGGATCTTGGCGATGAGGCCGGCGCACAAGGCGGTGGCGATCAGGCGCTGCCCGCGCGTGCCGGTGATGAAGAGGTGCACGAGGCCGATGGCCACGCCCGCATGCACCACGCCTGACAGTCCACCGTAGTGGCGCAGATCGGGCGCGAGCCAGAAGAAGGCGAGGTGCGTGAGTGGCCAGGCCAGGGCCCAGCTGATGGTGGCCGAGGTGGGCAGGCGCGAGACCCAGCCGAACGCGGCCGTGAGCGCGAGCCCGGTCAGGTTGCCGATCAGGTGCAGACGGCTGTAGTGCACGAAGGCCGCGCTCCATGCACGCCAGGGGTCGTCGACGATCGCATCGGGGCGCCACTCGAGCACCGCCCGCGCTGTCGGGCCTTGTGCGATCAGGCTGCCGGCGAGCAGCACCAGCGCCATGGCACACCAGGCGACGCCGGGGCGATGCCGTTGGTTCAAGCGAAGACCGTGCGCCACAGCGCGAGCACGGCATCGCGCTCGGCCGCGGCGCTGGCCGGGTCGACCTGCGTGGGCTTCTCGTCGAGCCGTGCACGGTGCTGCGCGCGGCGCAGCTCGCGGTAGGCGTCGGCCGCCGCGCTGCCCACACCGGCGGGCAGCAGGCCGCAGGCTTCGGCGCGCTGCAGCAGCGCGATGTTGCCCACGTTGTCGAGCAGGCCCGGGTGCTGGCGGCCGTGCGCAAGCACGAGGTACTGCACGGCGAACTCGGCGTCGACCATGCCGCCCGGGCTGTGCTTCACGTCGAAGAAGCCTTCCTTCACCGGGCGCGCGGCGCGCAGCTTCTCGCGCATGGCCTGAATTTCGCCGCGCAACGCCAGCGGGTCGCGCTCGGCGCAGATGACCGCGCGGCGCACGGCTTCAAAACGTGACGCCAGGCCGGGCGCGCCGGCGCAATAGCGGGCGCGTGTGATGGCCTGGTGCTCCCAGGTCCAGGCGGTGTTGCTGCCGCGGCCTTCCTGGTAGTTCTTGTACGAGGTGAGCGAGGTGACGAGCAGGCCCGAATTGCCGTTGGGCCGCAGCGCCGTGTCGATGTCGAAGAGTTCGCCGACGGCGGTGCGCGTGGTCAGCCAGTTGATCAGCTTGCGCACGAAGGCACCGTAGGCGACGACCGCGGTGTCGTTGTCGGTCTCGGCGGTGTCGTCGAAGATGAAGACGAGGTCGAGGTCGCTGCCGTAGCCGAGTTCCTTTCCACCGAGCTTGCCGTAGGCGATGACGCCGAACTGCGGCGTGTCGCGGTGGCGCTGCTTCAGGTGCTGCCAGGCCCAGCTGATGCAGCACTCGACGGTGGCATCGGCCAGCGCCGAGAGGTCGTCGGCCACCTGCTCGACGGTGATGTGGCCTTCGACGTCGCGCACCAGGGTGCGGAAGACCTCGGCGTGGTGCGCGCGGCGCAGCGTGTCGAGCAGCGATTCTTCGTCGGCCTGGTTGAAGCGGCTCCAGGCGGTGTGGCGCGCTTCGAGGTCGGCGATGTAGCTGTCGCGCTCGAAGCGGCCGTGCAGCAGGCGCTCGTCGGCCAGCTCGTCGATCACGCCGGGGTGGCGCATCAGGAACTGCGCCGGCCAGCGTGCGAGGCCGAGCAGGCGCAGCAGGCGGTTCTGCACCTCGGGGCGCTCGACCAGCAGCGCGAGATAACTTTCGCGGCGCAGCAGCGGCTCGAGCCAGTCGATGAAGCGGCCCGCCGCCTCCTGGCTGCAGCTGCCGTCGGCCACGGCCTGGGCGGAGCGCATCACGAGCTTGGACAGGCGCAGCTTGCTCTCTTCGCGCAGCATGCGCACGCGCGGGTGGTCGATCCAGCCGCGCACACGGTCGGCCAGAGCGGGCGGCAGGCGTTCGATGAAGGCGGGGCTGTCGACCGGCTGCGGCGGCAGGCCGCAGGAGCGGCAGCCATCGTTGCTCGCGGGGCTGGCCGGCGCCTTGCCGTCGTGCAGCAGCGCGTCGAACTCCATCGCCACGAACTCGCGCGTCTCGCCCAGGTGCTGCAGCAGCTCGCAGGTGTCTTCGGTGCAGGTGAAGCCCATGCTGCGGGCAATCCAGCCGAGGTCGGCATCCGACGTGGGCAGGACATGCGTCTGCTGGTCGTCGAGGAACTGGATGCGGTGCTCCACTCGGCGCAGGAAGACATAGGCCTCGGCCAGGCGCTTGGCGCTCTCGGGCTTCATCAGGCCGCCGGCGGCGAGCTTGTCGAGGGCTTTCAGCGTCGAACGCGTGCGCATCTCGGGGAACTGGCCGCCACGCACCACCTGCAGCAGCTGCACGATGAACTCGATCTCGCGGATGCCACCGCGCGAGAGCTTCACGTCGTTGGCGCGCTCGGGGCGGCCGGCGGCGCGGCGCTGGGCTTCTTCGCGCACCTTGCGGTGCAGCTGCCGCAGGCCGTCGAAGACACCGTAGTCGAGGTAGCGCCGGTAGACGAAAGGGGTGACGGTCGCCGCGAGGTGCTTCGCACGGCCGCTCGTGATGCTGGCCGACGGCGCGATCACCCGGCTCTTGAGCCAGGCGAAACGCTCCCACTCGCGCCCTTGCACGAGGAAGTATTCCTCCAGCATCGACAGGCTCACGACCGGCGGGCCCGAGTTGCCGTTGGGTCGCAGTGCGAGGTCGACGCGGAAGACGAAGCCGTCGTCGGTGGTGTCGCCGATCAGCGTGTAGAGGCTGCGTGCCACCTGCGCGAAGTACTCGTGCGCGGTGATGACCTTGGGGCCGCTCGTCTGGCCGTCTTCTTCGTAGACGTAGATGAGGTCGACGTCGGACGAGACGTTGAGCTCGTGCGCGCCGAGCTTGCCCATGCCGACGACCCAGAAGTCGATGCGCTCGCCACGCTCGTTGAGTGGCGGGCCGTGGCGCTCGTCCTGGTCGGCGTAGGCCTGGATCAGCGCGCGGTCAAGGGTGGCTTCGGCCAACTCGGTCATCGCGCGGGTGATGTCGGTCATCGGCGCGGCCTGCTCGACATCGAGCACGGCCAGGCGTTCGATGACCACGTGGCGTGCCACGCGCAGCGCGCTTGGCAGGGCGCGGCCTCGCGCCAGCAGTTCGTCGATCAGCGCATCGATGCTCGCGCGCAGCGGCAGGCCCGGCGCCAGCAGCGGCAGTTCGGCTTCATAACGGCGGCGCACCCGCTGTACGAAGCGGCTGTGGTCTGCGCCGGCGGCGGAGGTCTCGGTGCCCATGGCGCGCGGATTTTGCCGCAGGCTTAACCGCCTTGCGGCAGCGTGGCTTAGGCGCATCGGTAAGCTTGTGCGACCCTTCTCACACATCCGACACAGGAGAGCCGCCATGTGGATTGCTGCGCTGCAAACGGTCGCCACGCCGGATGTGGAACGCAACCTCGAGACCGCCCGCCGCCTGATGGCCCAGGCGGCGCGCGACGGCGCGCAGCTGGTGGTGCTGCCGGAGTACTTCTGCTTCATGGGCCACCACGACCGCGACAAGCTGGCCCTGGCCGAGGTGCCAGGCGAGGGGCCGATCCAGGCCATGCTCGCCGAGACTGCCAGGCGCCATGCCATATGGGTCGTGGGGGGCACCTTGCCCTTGCGCAGCGAGCAGGCCGATCGGGTGTTCAACGCGAGCTGCGTCTATTCCCCCGAGGGGGTGCTCGCCGCCCGCTATGACAAGGTCCACCTCTTCCGTTACGACAACGGCCGCGAGAGTTACGACGAAGGCCGCGTGCTGCAGGCGGGTCAGCTGCCGCAGGCTTGCGAGGTGGGTGGGCTGCGCCTCGGTCTCAGCGTGTGCTACGACCTGCGATTCCCCGAGCTCTACCGTGCGCTGATGACGCCACCGTGCGACCTGATCGCCGTGCCATCGGCCTTCACCCACACCACCGGCCGTGCGCACTGGGAGGTGCTGCTGCGGGCCCGCGCGATCGAGAACCAGTGCTACGTGATCGCCGCCGCGCAAGGCGGGCTGCACGAGAACGGCCGGCGCACCTGGGGCCACAGCCTCATCGTCGACCCGTGGGGCGAGGTGCTGGCGATGGTCGAAGAAGGCGAGGGCGTCGCGATGGCGCAGCTCGACCCGAAGCGCATTGCCGAGGTGCGTGCGCAGCTGCCGGCGCTGACACACCGGCGCTTGTGCTGATGACGGCCCCTCAGCCGCGTGTACGCGGCCGATCCCCCGAGGTGATGCCGGCCGGCTTGGGAGCGGCCCGGCGCTCGGCCGGCGCGCTGCTCAGCGCGAGCCGTACATCATCTGGCGCGCGAGCGCCGATTTGACCGGCTTCAACACCTGCAGCGCCGCGAGGCCCAGCCCGCGGGCCGCACCGGCGCCCGGCAGCTTCCAGGTGAAGCTGCGCGCCAGAAAATCGGTGGCGGCGATCATGGCCCAGCGGTCGGGCGCACGTTGCCATTCCAGCTTGCGCAGCACGCCTGGGACGTCGTTCGAGCGGGCCAAGGCCTGCACGAGCTCGAAGCCATCGCGCAGCCCGAGGTTGAGCCCTTGGCCGGCGACCGGGTGCAGCGTTTGCGCGGCATTGCCGATGCGCACCGTGCGGCCCTGCGTGAGCGTGCGTTCGGCGACCAGCCCGAGTTGAAAGCACTTGAGCGGCGAGACCGCGCTGAGCGGGCCGACTTCGGGGTGGAAGAGGGTGTTGAGCACAGCCAGCCGCTGCGTGTCGTTGAGTTCCAGCACCGGGTCGTCTTCGGCGTTGACACACCACACGAGCGCGGCGCGACCGTCTTTCAGCGGCAGTAGTGCCGCCGGGCCGTGGCGCGTGAAACGTTCGTAGGCGACGCCGGGGCGGGCCTTGGCGAGCTGCACCGTGCCCACCCAGGCGTGCTGGCCATAGTCGTGGCGCAGGGGAGGCTTCGCCGGCTTGGCCACCGAGCTGGCTGCTTCGTTCGTGTAGATGCCACCTTCGGCCACCACCACCAGATCGAAGTTGTCGGCGATGCCAGCATCCACTTCGACGCTGTTGGCCAGGGGCTTCAAGGCGCGCACCGTGGCGCCGAAGCAGGCCTGCAGGCGACCAGGCTCACGCTCGCAGGCGGCCAGCCACGCGGCTTGCAGCGGGGCCACGATCGCGCCGTAGCTCAACACCGCGCCCAGCAGCGGCACCCGCTCTTCGGCGGCGCTGATGCGCACCTCGGGTTCGCCGATCACCTCGGCCAGCAGCCCGCCGAGCGAAGGCGCCTGCTGCGACACATGCACTTCGGCGATGGCCTGCGCCCGCTCGCCGTCCCATGCGCCCAGACGCTGCAGCAACTGCACGCTGCCCAGCGACAAGGCCAGCGTGCGAGGGTCGGCCGATACATCTTGCGTGGCGGCGCGGCTGTCGTAGAGGCTCACGCGGGCCTGCGGCAAGGCGCGTGCGGCGTGCAGCGCGAGGCTCAGGCCGACCGGCCCGGCGCCCACGACGGCGAGCCGCAAAGAAGGGGCGAGTTCAGACATGGGCCGCAGCATACGCGCGCGGTGTGCGTTCGCCCTTAATTCGGGGAAACCGGCCTCGGCTGAGAGGTATTTCACACCCCGCGGCCACTTCGAAAAAATCTACCGTTCTCTTCCACCTGATCGAGGGGGGCGTTCCCACGCGCCGCGCCCCGTGAACGGGGGGCCGCGTTGCAACACCGCGGGCATGCGCACTGGCACATTCGGATACGTATTCAGACATCACCAAAAACACCCCGGAGGTTGTTTATGAAGTTCAAGGCGCTGGCTCTGCTCTTGCTGGCAATGGTTGCAGGCACCCCTGCCTCGGCCGCGTGCACCCAGACATTCAACCTCGGCGTGATGGGCCCTCCGGCGCTGCGTGTGTTTGGCAACGACTTCGGGTCGACCACGCACTTCGAGGACTGCTACAACTTCACGCTCACCGGCGCGGCCGACTCCTTCGGCGCGACCTTCGAGTTCGACCTCTCGTCGCTGCGCAACATCGACATCAGCTCGCTGAGCCTGACCGGCGGCAGCCTGTCCAGCGCGCTGACCGACACCTCGCCCTCGAGCTTCAGCTTCAGCAACCTCGCCGCCGGTGTCTATCAGTTCGTGGTGACGGGTGACGTCACCGGCCGCAATGGCTTCGACTGGTTCGGCCAGGTCGGCTATGTCGGCGCGATGGTCACCGCGAACGCCGTGGCGGCGCCGGTGCCCGAGCCCGGGACCTACGCGCTCCTGGCCGTGGGCCTGCTGGCCGTGGGTGCGACGGTGCGCCGCCGTCAGCAGAGCTGATCGTCATTCCGGGTGTGTCTTGCAAAGCGGGCTTCGGCCCGCTTTTGCTTTTTCCGGGCCCATGTTCGCCCCTATGATCGTCTGCCTCTTCAACGGGAGATCACCATGGGCCTGATGGATTTCATCAAGAAACAGTTCATCGACGTTCTGGAATGGACGGAGTCCGCCGACGGCGTGCTCGCCTGGCGCTACCCGATGGCTGGCAACGAAATCCAGTACGGCGGCTCGCTCACCGTGCGCGAGTCTCAGATGGCCGTCTTCGTGAACGAAGGCAAGGTGGCCGACGTCTTCGGCCCCGGCATGTACAAGCTCACGACGCAGACGCTGCCGGTGCTCACCTACCTCAAGAATTGGGACAAGCTCTTCCAGAGCCCGTTCAAGAGCGACGTCTACTTCTTCAGCACCCGCCAGCAGATCGACCAGCGCTGGGGCACCACGCAGCCGGTCACGATCCGCGACAAGGACTTCGGCGCCGTGCGCCTGCGTGCCTTCGGCAACTACAGCTACCGCATCGTCGACCCGAAGCTCTTTCACACCGAGATCTCGGGCACGCGTGACACCTACACCGTCAACGACCTCGACGGCCAGCTGCGCGGGCTGATGCTGCAGCACATCTCGGATGCGGTGGCCTCGAGCGGCGTGGCCTTCCTCGACCTCGCGGCCAACCAGATCGAATTCGCCAAGGCGCTGCAGGAAGCGACCGCCCCGTCGTTCGCGGCGCTGGGCCTGAAGCTCGAAGGCGTGACGATGCAAAGTGTCTCGCTGCCCGAAGAGCTGCAGAAGATCCTCGACCAGAAGATCGGCATGGGCATGGTCGGCAACGACATGGGCAAGTTCATGCAGTACCAGACGGCGCAATCGATCCCGAAGTTCGCCGAAGGCGCGGGCTCCGGCGGCGGTGGCGTGGCGGGCGATGCGATGGGCCTTGGTGCCGGCGTCGCGCTCGGCCAGGTGCTCGCGGGGCAGCTGGCCAGCGGCCTGCAAGGTGGCGGGCAGCAGGCAGCGGCCGCTGCCGCAGCGGCCATCCGCCCCGACGAGGTGATGGCCACGATCGAGAAGCTGGCCGACCTCAAGGGCAAGGGCATCCTCACGCAGGAAGAGTTCGACGCCAAGAAAGCGGAACTGCTGAAGAAGCTGGTCTGACCGACCCGCGCCTGCACCGCTCTTGGCAACAGAACCCAGCCCACAGCGCGCCTACCGCGCCGCGTGCCCCAACTGCGGCGCGCCGGTCGACTTCCGCTCGGCCGCGTCGGCCTTCGCCGTCTGCAGCTTCTGCCGCAGCACCCTCGTCCGCGAGGGCGAGGCTTTGCGCAAGATCGGCGAAAGCGCCGAACTCTTCGATGACCACTCACCGCTGCAGTTAGGCGCGGGTGGCAAGTACCAGGGCAGCGGCTTCACGCTCGTGGGCCGCCTGCAGTACCGCTACAAGGACGGCACCTGGAACGAGTGGCATGCGCTCTTCGACAACGGCCGCAGTGGCTGGCTGAGCGAAGACAACGGCCGCTACGTCATCGCATTCGATGCGGAGCTGGGTGGCGGCGCCCCGCCGGCCGAACAGCTGCGCCCCGGTGCGCAGCAGGTCGTTTCGGGCCAGCCGTGGACGGTCGCTTCCGTCACGGCCGCCAAGCTGATCGCCGCGCAAGGCGAACTGCCCTTCAAGCCGAACACCGAACGTGGCTTCGTGGTCGCCGACCTGCGCAGCACGCGCGACGAGGTCGGCACGCTCGACTACAGCGACGCGGGCGCGCCCAAGTGGTCGATCGGCCGCTCGGTCGCGATCAGCGAACTCGCGATGACCGGCCTCGCCGAAGGCGCGGAGAAAACACTCAAGGCCCGCAGCATCGAGTGCCCGAGCTGCGGCACCTCGCTCGAAATCAAGCTCTCGACCACGCAGTCGATCGTCTGCCACCAGTGCCATGCGGTCGTCGACCTCACCTCGGCCGACGGTGCGGGCAAAGGTGTCGGTGGCGACCTCGCCCACTACGCACAGGACAACGGCGACGAGCCGCAGATCCCGCTCGGCCGGATGGGCACGCTCAAGCTCGGCAAGACAGCCCGTGCGTGGCAGGTGGTCGGCTACGTCGAGCGTTGCGAAGAAGGCGAAGACGAGCAAAGCTTCTGGCGCGAGTACCTGCTCTATCACCGCGAGGAGGGTTTCGCCTTCCTCGTCGACGCCGAAGACGGCTGGAGCTGGTCGGCCCCGATCACCGGCGTGCCCGCCCCTTCGGGCCAGGGCGTGCGCTACCAGGGCGCGCAGTACCGCGAGATGTACCGCTACACCGGCCGGATCACCTATGTGCTGGGCGAGTTCTACTGGCAGCTCAAGCGCGGCGAGCGCACGAGCAACGTCGATTACCAGGGCCCGGGCGGCAAGCGCCTCAACCTCGAGGTGACCGAAGGCGAGCAGGTCTGGTCGGCCGGCGAGACACTGAATGCGGCCGACGTGGCCAAGGCCTTCCGCCTGGCGCCCGAGACGAGCGCCGCGCTCAAGCGCGATGCCGGCCCGACCTCGGGCAACGCGGCCAGCCTGCTGGCGAAGATCTTCTTCTGGGTGTTCGTCGTGGTGGTGCTCTTGATGATGTTCCGCTGCAGCGACGACGACCGGCGCGACTGCGAGCCGCTGCGCGCCAGCTACGGCGAAGCCTCGCAGGAATACCAGAGCTGCCTGGCCAGCAACCGCAGCAGCGGTTACCGCACGAGCGGTGGGTCGTGGGGTGGTTTCTCCAGCGGCGGGGGCCACAAGTGACGTCACCGCATCTGCTTCTCAATTTCTCAAGGAGAGTCCCATGATGGGTATCGAATGGTTGAAGCCCAGCGTCTTCTTCGGGTCCATCCTGTACGCGCTGGTCGGCGTGTTCGTGTTCTGGATCAGCTTCGTCATCGTCGACAAGCTCACCCCGTATGACCTGTGGGGCGAGATCGTCGAGAAGAAGAACGTGGCGTTGGCGATCGTGGTGGGTGCGATGTGCATCGCCATCGGCCTGATCGTCGCGGCGGCCATCCACTAGTGCGTTGAACACCACCGAGCCGGCCGCGCGCATCCGCCCGGCCGAAGTGGCGCTGCTGGCGTCGGTCTTCGTCGTCGCCGCGTGCGGGCTGGTCTACGAACTCGCGGCGGGGGCGCTCGCGAGTTACCTGCTGGGCGACTCCGTCCTCCAGTTCTCCACCATCATCGGCAGCTACCTCTTTGCGATGGGCATCGGCTCGTGGCTGTCGCGCTATTTCGAGCGCCAGCTGGTGGCGCACTTCCTGCGCATCGAGCTGCTGGTGGGGCTGATCGGCGGGCTCATGCCGGCGGCGCTCTTTGCGTTGCAGGCGCTGCCCTCGATGAGCTTCCGCTTCGTGCTGTACGGCCTCGTGTTGCTGGTCGGCACGCTGGTGGGGCTGGAGATCCCGCTCGTCATGCGCATCCTGAAGCGCCACTTCAGCGAGCGTTATGCGCTGAAGGACCTGGTCTCGCAGGTGCTGACCTTTGACTACCTCGGCGCGCTCGCCGTGGCGGTCGCTTTTCCGCTGCTGCTCGTGCCGCACCTCGGCCTCGTGCGCACCGGCGCCTTCTTCGGCCTGCTCAACGCCGCGGTCGCGGTGTGGGCGCTGTGGCTCTTTCGCGGTGAGCTGCGGCAGCTCGGGTCGCACGTGATCGCCTGCGTGGGCGTGGTGGCGGCGCTGCTGGGCGCGATGGCCTACGCCGACCGCATCAGCACCTGGGCCGAAGACCGCTTCTACGCCGACCGCATCGTCTACAGCGAGACCAGCCGCTACCAGCGTGTGGTCGTCACCTCGGGGCGCGCCGGGGTGCGCCTCTTCCTCAACGGCAACTTGCAGTTCCACTCGCGCGACGAGTACCGCTACCACGAGGCCCTGGTGCACCCGGCGATGGCCGCGCACGGTGCGCCCAAGCGTGTGCTGGTGCTGGGCGGTGGCGACGGCATGGCGG
This genomic window contains:
- a CDS encoding diiron oxygenase — its product is MLYPELFKQLEAVRWNMDTDIPWDQFDGSQLSEEQAQTIKMNAITEWSALPATEMFLRDNRDDSDFSAFMSVWFFEEQKHSLVLMEYLRRFRPDLVPTEQELHEVRFEFDPAPALETLMLHFCGEIRLNHWYRRAAEWHTEPVIKAIYETLARDEARHGGAYLRYMKRALQKFGDEARAAFAKVGVLMASARRTAQALHPTNLHVNEKLFPRDTIQSRLPNPQWLEQWLDKQIQFDAVWETKVVERILHNMSLLMERSFASVQELNRFRKEVTAAVAAAAKGKSQGGPLPA
- a CDS encoding glutathione S-transferase, whose protein sequence is MITLCGSTISNYYNKVKMVLLEKGIPFAEEMVKTGRTDDEVLKDSPLGKVPFLRTPQGAMCESQVIADYLEAAYPTPALVPADPWQAAKVRELCTFIDLHLELVARELHYKAFFGGELSEANQARIRKQLEKNIAGFKRLAKFSPYVAGDTFTLADCAAYPSLPLVSMATRAVYGEDLLAAAGIDTRAYTKFIGERPSAQKVTADRKADQEKAKG
- the rfaE2 gene encoding D-glycero-beta-D-manno-heptose 1-phosphate adenylyltransferase, with translation MSATFFDKLCPRGELPSRLAQLPRPMVFTNGVFDILHRGHVTYLAQARALGACLVLGLNSDASARLLGKGPDRPLNAETDRACVLAALESVSLVTLFDEKTPVELLKIVKPDLYVKGGDYDIETLDETQLVRSWGGDARAISFVDGYSTTSLVKRIRG
- a CDS encoding DMT family transporter — protein: MTDRKTHLDTLAVVSLIGCSFLWGLNQVAAKAALGEVAPLVQATVRSLGGVGLVMLWAWWRRIPLFQRDGTLPGGLLAGALFAAEFACIFIGLQYTTASRMIVFIYFAPFIVALGMPFIAKSERLDWVQTAGLVLAFTGVASAFAEGFTQPAIGPKQWIGDALGVLAAALWAATTLSIRATKLASASAEKTLAYQLGVSGVLLAIGTWWLGEPMPRSLSIMAVASLAYQTVIVVFASYLLWFWLIRHYPATRLAAFTLLTPVFGLLMGVVMLSEPLTLRLLLALAGVAVGMVLVNRK
- the rrtA gene encoding rhombosortase, whose protein sequence is MNQRHRPGVAWCAMALVLLAGSLIAQGPTARAVLEWRPDAIVDDPWRAWSAAFVHYSRLHLIGNLTGLALTAAFGWVSRLPTSATISWALAWPLTHLAFFWLAPDLRHYGGLSGVVHAGVAIGLVHLFITGTRGQRLIATALCAGLIAKILSETPWRGAVQQQDGWDIAIAPIAHVTGVLAGTTLALAAHALRRLNAPPRLSP
- the glnE gene encoding bifunctional [glutamate--ammonia ligase]-adenylyl-L-tyrosine phosphorylase/[glutamate--ammonia-ligase] adenylyltransferase, which produces MGTETSAAGADHSRFVQRVRRRYEAELPLLAPGLPLRASIDALIDELLARGRALPSALRVARHVVIERLAVLDVEQAAPMTDITRAMTELAEATLDRALIQAYADQDERHGPPLNERGERIDFWVVGMGKLGAHELNVSSDVDLIYVYEEDGQTSGPKVITAHEYFAQVARSLYTLIGDTTDDGFVFRVDLALRPNGNSGPPVVSLSMLEEYFLVQGREWERFAWLKSRVIAPSASITSGRAKHLAATVTPFVYRRYLDYGVFDGLRQLHRKVREEAQRRAAGRPERANDVKLSRGGIREIEFIVQLLQVVRGGQFPEMRTRSTLKALDKLAAGGLMKPESAKRLAEAYVFLRRVEHRIQFLDDQQTHVLPTSDADLGWIARSMGFTCTEDTCELLQHLGETREFVAMEFDALLHDGKAPASPASNDGCRSCGLPPQPVDSPAFIERLPPALADRVRGWIDHPRVRMLREESKLRLSKLVMRSAQAVADGSCSQEAAGRFIDWLEPLLRRESYLALLVERPEVQNRLLRLLGLARWPAQFLMRHPGVIDELADERLLHGRFERDSYIADLEARHTAWSRFNQADEESLLDTLRRAHHAEVFRTLVRDVEGHITVEQVADDLSALADATVECCISWAWQHLKQRHRDTPQFGVIAYGKLGGKELGYGSDLDLVFIFDDTAETDNDTAVVAYGAFVRKLINWLTTRTAVGELFDIDTALRPNGNSGLLVTSLTSYKNYQEGRGSNTAWTWEHQAITRARYCAGAPGLASRFEAVRRAVICAERDPLALRGEIQAMREKLRAARPVKEGFFDVKHSPGGMVDAEFAVQYLVLAHGRQHPGLLDNVGNIALLQRAEACGLLPAGVGSAAADAYRELRRAQHRARLDEKPTQVDPASAAAERDAVLALWRTVFA